One Poecile atricapillus isolate bPoeAtr1 chromosome 29, bPoeAtr1.hap1, whole genome shotgun sequence genomic window carries:
- the DUSP26 gene encoding dual specificity protein phosphatase 26 gives MAFLSRFYRNSSRSPSRAPRDERGSHPILSVFELERLLYTGKTACNHADEVWPGLYLGDQDIASNRRELLQLRITHVLNASHCRWRGGAEYYEGTGIRYLGIEAHDSPSFDMSPYFYPAADFIHQALNEGRILVHCAVGVSRSATLVLAYLMIRHHMPLVEAIKTVKDHRGIIPNRGFLRQLVALDNALRLKRSS, from the exons ATGGCTTTCCTGTCCAGGTTctacaggaacagcagcaggtcCCCGAGCCGGGCCCCGCGGGATGAGCGCGGGAGCCACCCCATCCTCAGCGTCTTCGAGCTGGAGCGGCTGCTGTACACCGGGAAAACGGCCTGCAACCACGCCGACGAGGTGTGGCCAGGCCTCTACCTGGGAGACCA AGATATCGCGTCCAACCGgcgggagctgctgcagctgcgCATCACCCACGTGCTGAACGCCTCGCACTGCCGCTGGCGCGGCGGCGCCGAGTACTACGAGGGCACCGGCATCCGCTACCTGGGCATCGAGGCCCACGACTCCCCCTCCTTCGACATGAGCCCCTACTTCTACCCCGCCGCTGACTTCATCCACCAGGCCCTCAACGAAG GGAGGATCCTCGTGCACTGTGCCGTCGGGGTCAGCAGATCGGCCACCCTGGTCCTCGCCTACCTCATGATCCGCCACCACATGCCCCTGGTCGAAGCCATAAAGACGGTCAAGGACCACCGCGGGATCATCCCCAACCGCGGCTTCCTGCGCCAGCTGGTGGCCCTGGACAACGCCCTGCGGCTCAAGAGGAGCTCCTGA